A window of Desulfovibrio desulfuricans DSM 642 contains these coding sequences:
- a CDS encoding DUF4857 domain-containing protein, giving the protein MRIYWLRLAPVFLGIFVLAWFVPQLYLRATRADYLQLSAVYSSVKNNFIIFETGPSVFQFRDEEGNRISQRDGRMTLPYMFSRDVEKWGGFPMSINGRSVTFRDAQEGVRLRATPREVMLPQSRVLVLMESAPETASFSLPPDILLLDDTRLRFVNCADGKENTGKGTAFTAAVLTAGAQFPLQAAGSNADPFKSMDEGLFFVDAKGMLFQLLMVRGKPECRNTGHLIPGKTLRVDVRENKYSDLLGTIATETGLYINRRSQAPMRLPLQYLPDVQNVSVWATPLDATFNVSTLGSRLAQDVLVIAADGNLKIIRNLLLSPPATVVERQMNQQRCLSFLCPLTVVQFEPHIAGTSLKIALPEYPLWAAGGNLLSLILLLAVRKRQDNRRMESGTLLRTCAPEILLVLVFGLPALLTLLVAGPLARMLPQGCNCGSAA; this is encoded by the coding sequence ATGCGTATTTACTGGCTGCGCCTTGCCCCGGTGTTTCTGGGTATTTTTGTTCTGGCCTGGTTTGTTCCGCAACTGTACCTGCGGGCCACACGGGCGGATTATCTTCAGCTAAGCGCTGTGTACAGTTCAGTAAAAAATAACTTTATCATTTTTGAAACCGGGCCTTCGGTGTTCCAGTTCAGGGACGAGGAAGGCAACCGCATCAGCCAGCGCGATGGCCGCATGACCCTGCCCTACATGTTTTCGCGCGATGTGGAAAAATGGGGCGGGTTCCCCATGAGCATTAACGGGCGCTCCGTCACCTTCAGGGATGCGCAGGAAGGTGTCCGCCTGCGGGCAACCCCGCGCGAGGTCATGCTCCCGCAGTCCCGCGTTCTTGTTCTTATGGAATCCGCGCCTGAAACCGCGTCCTTTTCCCTGCCGCCAGACATCCTGCTGCTGGACGACACCCGCCTGCGCTTTGTGAATTGCGCCGACGGCAAGGAAAACACCGGCAAGGGAACCGCCTTTACCGCCGCAGTGCTCACCGCCGGGGCGCAGTTTCCCCTTCAGGCTGCGGGCAGCAATGCCGACCCCTTCAAAAGCATGGATGAAGGCCTCTTTTTCGTGGATGCAAAGGGTATGCTCTTCCAGTTGCTCATGGTGCGCGGCAAGCCCGAATGCCGCAACACCGGGCATCTCATCCCCGGCAAAACGCTGCGCGTGGATGTGCGCGAAAACAAATACAGCGACCTGCTGGGCACCATCGCCACAGAAACCGGTCTGTACATCAACAGGCGCAGTCAGGCCCCCATGCGCCTGCCTTTGCAGTATCTGCCTGATGTGCAGAATGTTTCGGTGTGGGCCACCCCGCTGGACGCGACCTTTAACGTGAGCACTCTTGGCTCGCGCCTGGCGCAGGATGTGCTTGTGATCGCCGCCGACGGCAACCTTAAAATCATCCGCAACCTGCTGCTCAGCCCCCCCGCAACGGTTGTTGAACGGCAAATGAACCAGCAGCGCTGCCTTTCATTCCTCTGCCCGCTGACTGTGGTGCAGTTTGAACCGCATATTGCCGGAACCAGCCTGAAAATCGCCCTGCCGGAATATCCCCTCTGGGCCGCAGGCGGAAATCTGCTGAGCCTGATCCTGCTTCTCGCTGTACGGAAGCGGCAGGACAACAGACGCATGGAATCCGGTACGCTGCTGCGCACCTGCGCACCCGAAATCCTGCTTGTACTTGTTTTTGGTCTGCCTGCCCTGCTGACGCTTCTGGTTGCAGGCCCTCTGGCACGAATGCTGCCCCAGGGCTGTAATTGCGGCAGCGCCGCTTAA
- a CDS encoding extracellular solute-binding protein: MHAETAAAAATPRHPAMNRAPYGPLRGILAALMAGMCAALLATVTVSPALGAPHEVLGLWEDALQSESLPPFTHVNPDAPKGGRLRLSAIGTFDSFNPFSPRGVSAAQLGLTCETLGVSQRGTQEFIMRGLLAESFDLSPDRTTLRVRLRPQARFSDGTPVTAQDVAFTFTALIKQASPVYRSYYEQVQGVEIVGEHEVIFKLSSGTNRELPLIVCQMPVLPAHWWQGRNLGDPQTDIMPGSGPYRLAGSVMGSRLIYERRKDWWGQNLPVNQGRYNFETVQVDYYRDVSVAREAFFAGEADFYSESNIKDWTNAYNVPAVRDGRITRQLHKYTSPVGMGGIFMNTRRPALADRRVRQALNLLFDFDWMNSAFFYNAYMRYSSFFTGSPFAAQPQPSAGELELMERWRDRLDPAVFGPLPEQATGGRDTERQRMRAALHLLDKAGWRIQNGEMLNAQGQPLSLTILTSSPSMQRVYTPFRNTLKRLGITLNVRLVDQTQYVSRVRAFDFDLIQATVRQSSNPGNEQRNYWSSTAAGARGSRNYAGIRDAVIDTLVDELVAAPTREDLHTRAALLDRLLQQGCYVIPAWYSGSMRIAWWKDRITPPAEQDNEGVDIMAWHIPATGATPPAQAVPAAAVQTDREAR; this comes from the coding sequence ATGCATGCTGAAACGGCAGCGGCAGCCGCCACCCCACGTCATCCAGCAATGAATCGCGCGCCTTACGGGCCGCTGCGCGGTATTCTGGCTGCGCTCATGGCTGGCATGTGCGCGGCGCTGCTGGCCACCGTAACAGTTTCACCCGCCCTGGGCGCGCCCCATGAAGTTCTGGGCCTGTGGGAGGATGCGCTGCAAAGCGAATCACTCCCGCCATTTACCCACGTCAACCCGGACGCGCCCAAGGGCGGGAGGCTCCGCCTGAGCGCCATTGGCACATTCGACAGCTTCAATCCCTTCAGCCCCCGCGGCGTCAGCGCGGCGCAGCTTGGCCTGACCTGCGAAACGCTTGGCGTAAGCCAGCGCGGCACGCAGGAGTTCATCATGCGCGGGCTGCTGGCCGAAAGCTTTGATCTCTCTCCTGACCGCACAACCTTGCGTGTGCGCCTGCGCCCGCAGGCCAGGTTTTCTGACGGAACCCCTGTTACAGCGCAGGATGTGGCCTTTACGTTCACCGCACTCATCAAGCAGGCCTCGCCCGTCTACCGCTCCTATTACGAACAGGTACAAGGTGTAGAAATTGTTGGTGAACATGAGGTGATCTTCAAGCTTTCCTCCGGCACCAACCGCGAACTGCCGCTCATTGTCTGCCAGATGCCCGTGCTGCCCGCCCACTGGTGGCAGGGCCGCAATCTGGGCGACCCGCAGACGGACATCATGCCCGGCAGCGGCCCCTACCGTCTTGCGGGCAGCGTTATGGGCTCGCGCCTCATTTACGAGCGCCGCAAAGACTGGTGGGGGCAAAATCTGCCCGTCAATCAGGGTCGCTACAATTTTGAAACGGTTCAGGTGGATTATTACCGTGATGTTTCCGTTGCGCGCGAGGCCTTTTTTGCCGGAGAAGCGGATTTTTACAGCGAAAGCAATATCAAGGACTGGACCAATGCCTACAACGTGCCCGCCGTGCGCGATGGACGCATTACCCGGCAGCTCCATAAGTATACCAGTCCTGTGGGCATGGGCGGCATTTTCATGAACACCCGCCGCCCGGCACTGGCGGACAGGCGCGTGCGCCAAGCGCTGAACCTGCTGTTTGACTTTGACTGGATGAACAGCGCCTTCTTTTACAATGCCTACATGCGCTACAGCAGTTTTTTCACTGGCTCCCCCTTTGCGGCGCAGCCCCAGCCATCCGCCGGAGAGCTTGAACTCATGGAGCGCTGGCGCGACAGACTTGATCCCGCAGTTTTCGGCCCGCTGCCCGAGCAGGCCACCGGAGGGCGCGATACCGAACGCCAAAGAATGCGCGCCGCCCTGCACCTGCTGGACAAAGCCGGATGGCGCATACAAAACGGCGAGATGCTCAACGCTCAGGGCCAGCCCCTCAGCCTGACCATCCTGACCAGTTCGCCCTCCATGCAGCGCGTGTACACGCCCTTTCGCAATACGCTCAAAAGGCTGGGCATCACGCTCAACGTGCGGCTGGTGGACCAGACCCAGTACGTCAGCCGCGTACGGGCATTCGACTTTGACCTTATTCAGGCCACGGTGCGGCAGTCGTCCAATCCCGGCAACGAGCAGCGCAACTACTGGTCTTCCACTGCTGCGGGGGCGCGCGGTTCGCGCAATTATGCGGGCATACGCGATGCTGTGATCGATACGCTGGTGGACGAACTGGTGGCGGCCCCCACCCGCGAGGACCTGCACACCCGCGCCGCACTGCTGGACAGGCTGCTGCAACAAGGCTGCTACGTCATCCCCGCATGGTACAGCGGCAGCATGCGCATTGCATGGTGGAAAGACCGCATCACCCCGCCGGCAGAGCAAGACAATGAGGGTGTGGACATCATGGCATGGCATATTCCGGCAACCGGGGCTACGCCGCCCGCGCAGGCGGTTCCCGCCGCCGCTGTGCAAACTGACAGGGAGGCGCGCTGA
- a CDS encoding TonB-dependent receptor plug domain-containing protein: protein MHSFFKKKALCVQLILLAAAPLAQLPSARMALAVESESPDDAAIEEALRRNGAPAPAQQGKPAEGAAAEESAGKVHRLEGVQVRGQTEQPGEILIDRRTMDMTPSATNSINDLLRGQSNVQFDSSSRSGMLGGEITPPKISIRGAKHYENNFIINGLGNNNLINPGGYEHTANSGIPTGDSQSIMISTDMLDTVKVYTENVPAKYGDFLGGVIDAKLRDAASDRWRGMAALRYTDSNLTQFHYTSSDSNVQPLAGNNYQPEFYKYYPSLRLEGPLWQNGPGVMMAYANTTSIIPLKLKAGDGSVTERRLNENYLFKINTPESSPLYLSLTTIYAPYKATLFNANFKDGGEYSVNGGGVDMMLNSHYDFPIGRWSNDITYSKNNLDRKNSKDVNYVWKISPSTKNWAYNNNLATEGGYGNYTQQQTTLSWASSMDFKAFGPKYFTHQLETGFELKKIMLESERGGYTIFTNAALASGASGSYGNGVITGEQYAKTKQVYNDLERRESVFAPAFYLQDTIKVERVTLRPGARVSYDSLTENTDVAPRFFVNIDLLNDNRFNVFGGYNRYYGTQVMERALRGSSYYQTFTRPNWNSPWVAGPKAPPGAFRLGSLKTPYNDEYTFGASADVWDTLFKATYVKRDYRNQLKGAMVKENGISYSQYSNDGKTDYKGITLSAERTFDFGDWGKHTGELSATWSKTEGNYTDWTNDSYNETDSTIRDPNFVLLNGVVTPKGDMPASNFNSPWVIAYTHSAQFWEDRLRLMGQLRWEQGGKRLYNDSGSTSVVGPSGLILSSYRTAYQEDSLNVDAKLSFDAIKYKDQTLTLEVEALNLLDRKNLSNLSTSATSQGTYALGRQFYFGVKYTF, encoded by the coding sequence TTGCATTCTTTTTTTAAGAAAAAAGCGCTCTGCGTGCAGCTTATTCTGCTGGCTGCGGCGCCGCTGGCGCAACTCCCCTCTGCGCGCATGGCGCTGGCTGTGGAATCGGAATCGCCTGATGACGCCGCCATTGAGGAGGCCCTGCGCCGCAATGGCGCACCCGCCCCAGCTCAGCAGGGCAAACCGGCGGAAGGCGCAGCTGCGGAGGAATCAGCCGGAAAAGTACACCGGCTGGAAGGGGTGCAGGTTCGCGGCCAGACAGAACAGCCCGGCGAAATTTTGATCGACCGCCGCACCATGGACATGACCCCCTCAGCCACCAACAGCATCAATGACCTGTTGCGCGGGCAGTCCAACGTGCAGTTTGACTCGTCCTCACGCAGCGGCATGCTCGGCGGCGAGATCACACCGCCCAAGATCTCCATCCGCGGCGCGAAACACTACGAAAACAACTTCATCATCAATGGTCTGGGCAACAACAACCTCATCAATCCCGGCGGGTATGAACACACTGCCAATAGCGGCATCCCCACCGGCGATTCGCAGTCCATCATGATCAGCACCGACATGCTGGACACCGTGAAGGTTTACACGGAAAACGTGCCCGCCAAGTACGGCGACTTTCTTGGCGGCGTGATTGACGCCAAGCTGCGCGACGCTGCCTCCGACAGGTGGCGCGGCATGGCGGCCCTTCGCTATACGGACAGCAACCTGACGCAATTTCACTACACCAGCAGCGACAGCAACGTTCAGCCCCTCGCGGGCAACAATTACCAGCCGGAATTTTACAAATATTATCCTTCACTGCGTCTGGAAGGCCCCCTGTGGCAGAACGGCCCCGGCGTCATGATGGCCTATGCCAACACCACATCCATCATACCGCTCAAGCTCAAGGCTGGCGATGGCTCCGTGACCGAACGCCGCCTGAATGAAAATTACCTCTTCAAGATCAACACGCCGGAGAGCAGCCCGCTGTATCTGAGCCTTACCACCATTTACGCGCCCTACAAAGCCACACTCTTCAACGCCAATTTCAAGGACGGCGGCGAATACAGCGTAAACGGCGGCGGCGTTGATATGATGCTCAACAGCCACTACGACTTTCCCATCGGGCGCTGGAGCAACGACATCACCTACAGCAAGAACAATCTTGACAGAAAAAATAGCAAAGATGTCAATTATGTATGGAAAATAAGTCCTTCCACCAAAAATTGGGCCTATAACAACAATCTGGCAACGGAAGGCGGCTACGGCAACTACACCCAGCAGCAAACTACCCTGAGCTGGGCCAGCAGCATGGACTTCAAGGCCTTTGGTCCCAAGTACTTCACCCATCAGCTGGAAACGGGTTTTGAACTCAAAAAGATCATGCTGGAGAGCGAACGCGGCGGGTACACGATTTTTACCAACGCCGCACTGGCCAGCGGGGCATCAGGATCGTACGGCAACGGCGTCATAACTGGCGAGCAGTATGCCAAGACAAAGCAGGTTTACAACGACCTTGAGCGCCGCGAGAGCGTGTTTGCCCCGGCATTTTATTTACAGGACACCATCAAGGTTGAACGGGTGACTCTCCGCCCCGGTGCGCGCGTTTCCTACGATTCGCTGACCGAAAACACCGATGTGGCTCCGCGCTTTTTTGTCAATATCGACCTGCTCAACGACAACCGCTTTAATGTTTTCGGCGGTTACAACCGCTATTACGGAACTCAGGTAATGGAACGGGCCTTGCGCGGCAGCTCATATTATCAAACCTTCACGCGTCCGAACTGGAACTCCCCCTGGGTTGCAGGCCCCAAAGCGCCCCCCGGAGCGTTCCGTCTTGGGTCCCTCAAAACGCCGTACAACGATGAATACACGTTTGGCGCCTCGGCTGACGTGTGGGATACGCTGTTCAAGGCCACCTACGTCAAACGCGACTACCGCAATCAGCTCAAGGGTGCAATGGTCAAGGAAAACGGCATCAGCTACTCCCAGTATTCCAACGACGGCAAAACCGACTACAAGGGCATCACGCTTTCTGCCGAGCGCACCTTTGATTTTGGCGACTGGGGCAAGCACACGGGCGAGCTTTCCGCCACATGGTCCAAAACCGAAGGCAACTATACGGACTGGACAAACGATTCCTACAATGAAACGGATTCCACCATCCGCGATCCAAACTTTGTGCTGCTCAACGGCGTGGTCACGCCAAAAGGCGACATGCCTGCCAGCAACTTCAACTCTCCCTGGGTTATCGCCTATACCCACAGCGCCCAGTTCTGGGAAGACCGCCTGCGCCTCATGGGCCAGTTGCGCTGGGAACAGGGCGGAAAACGCCTTTACAACGATTCCGGCTCCACCAGTGTGGTCGGGCCTTCCGGCCTTATCCTTTCGTCCTACAGAACGGCCTATCAGGAAGACAGCCTCAACGTGGACGCCAAGCTGAGCTTTGACGCCATCAAGTACAAAGATCAGACCCTTACGCTGGAAGTGGAAGCGCTCAACCTGCTGGACAGAAAAAACCTGTCCAACCTCAGCACCAGCGCCACATCGCAGGGCACTTACGCTCTGGGCCGCCAGTTTTACTTTGGCGTAAAATACACCTTTTAA